Within Micromonospora parathelypteridis, the genomic segment CGTTGCGGGCGGTCTCTGCGGACCGCCGAAAATCTCTGGTCTGGGCGGCAACCAACGTTGCCTGGGGCGACGTCTGGGAAGGCATCAAGCCCTTCACGCACCACTACCCGAAGGATCGGCTCGTGTGGACCCATCGCTGAGTGAGTTCGACTCGTTCGTCCGTACCCGCACCGCGGCGCTGCTGCGCTCGGCGTATCTGCTGACCGGGGATCAGCACCTGGCCGAGGACCTGGTCCAGTCGGCCCTGGCCCGGACTCACCGCTCGTGGAGCCGGCTGCACCACAGTGGTAACGCCGAGGCGTACACCCGCAAGACCATGTACCACCTGCAGGTGTCCTGGTGGCGGCGACGCCGGGTACCCGAGTCGATGCCGGGCGATCTGCCGGAGCCACGCGGAGGCGACTCGGGCCTGGACCACGCGCAACAGACGAGCCTGCGGCTCACTCTCCGGGCGGCGCTGGCGAAGCTCTCCCCGAAACAGCGGGCCGTGCTGGTGCTGAGGTTCTTCGAGGACCGCACCGAGGCCGAGGCTGCCGAACTGCTCGGCGTCACGGTCGGCACCGTCAAGAGCCAGACGGCCAAGTCGCTGGCCAAGTTGCGCGCCGTCGCGCCCGAACTCGCCGAGCTGTACGTCCTGGAAGGGAGCACCCGATGAACGACCAGCGCCTTCGGCTCGACCTGACCGACCTGGCCGAGGAGGTCACCGTGGTCGACCTCCGGGACCGGACCCTGCGTACGTCCCGCCGTCTCGGTGTCCAGCGCGCGGTGGCCACGTCGGCCGCCGCATTGGTGCTGATCGCGGCGGCGACCGGGACCGCCCTCGCCATCCGCCCCAACCAGTCCCCGTCCCCACTCCCCGCGGACACCCCGTCGATCACCGCGACGCCCACGCCGACGCAGTCGCCCAGCCCGACGCCGTCCACCAGCACCGTTGACGACGACGCCCCGCCCAGTGGCGGGCCCGGAACGAACACGCCGACCATGGAAATCGGAAAGCTCTTCTACGGCCCCGCCGAGATGACCGACGCGACGACCACGAACCTGCGGTCCTGGCGCCCCGGCGACAGCCCCGTACGTCTACTTGCGCTGCCCACGATCACAGCGTTGGTCAACGCGAACATCTCACCGGACGGCCAGCGGGTGGCCTGGGTGGACATGGCGGACAGCGGCGGGGGCACCCTCTACGTCGCGAACGTCGACGGCTCCGCCAAGCAGGCGGTGCGCGCGAACGTCGACGGGGACTGTGTCGCGCCTGCCTGGTCGCCCGACAGCCGACACCTGCTGTTCCGCGAGACTCTGCCGTCCGGCGAGCCAGACCGTTACGGAGTGCTGGACACCCGTAGCGGAACGAAGACGGTCACCTGGTGGGCGGGGCGGGCGTTGGGATGTCACGCCCTCTGGTCGGCGGATGGCAAGACCATCGCCATGCGGGTAGACGGCGGGGTGACTCTCTACGGCACGGACGGCAGGAAGCGCGGCTCAGTGCCCGGCTTCACTCCCGCGGACGGGTTCTGCGACGACGTCACCAGCCTCGCCCCGGACGGAACCCGGATTGCCCAGTACCGGCCGAAGCCGGGCGATGACGGCACCGACGTCGCCCGCGACCTGCGGGTCAACGAGGTTCTGGACACCCGCACCGGCAAACAGGTCGCGTTGCCGCTGAATGGACGAACTCTGCGGCAGGTGTACTTCCAGTCCGACGGCTCGATGGTTGTGCGGGTCCAGGCCGGCAGCGCGCATGCAGTGCTGCTGGTGGACGCGGACGGTAGGAAGATCTCCGAGGTCGCCGAGCCGGCGAGCCTGAAGGATATGCGGATCCTGGCCGTCGTGGACTGACCGACCAGCACGGTGAAGGGCGGGTCACCCTCGGGTGGCCCGCCCTTTTGGCGTCTCCACCTCGAATGTCGGAGCGGTGTTGATCACCGTGCGTGATCCGTCGAAAAGGTTGCCGGTGCGGAGGGATCCGGCTGTCGGATAGTGGCGTCCGGAGGCGGCAACTCACCAGGATCAAGGGCTCGTCTTGGGTGGTGTCCTGCTCGGTCACGAACTCCATCAAGGAGCGACACCATGAACCTCGGCCCGTTCACCTACCCGACCCGCGCTGCCGCACCAGCCCACCGCTCCCGCGCACTCGTCGGCACTGCCGCACTGCTGTTCCTGGCATTCGGTGCCGCAGCCTGCGGGGCCACCGGCCCGAAAGCGGCAACCACCCCCGCCGCCGAAGCGGCAACCACCCCCGACAACGCCGTTACCGCGACCGGCGACCCCTCGGCGGCCGGTGGCGGCGGCTCCGTGCCGAACGCGAGCCCCGTCGCAGTGCCCGCCGCCTCCGCCCGCCCGGCTGCCACATCGACGCAGTGGCCGCAGCTGACCTGGTACACCCCGCAGGAGCTGGGCAAGAAGCAGAGCGACCCGGCTCGGATCTGGCGACGTACCCCCGCTGGGGACTGGCAGGTCGTTCGGACCGGCAACCCCGGCAACGGCACGGTCGCCGGCCCGATCGCCGTCTCACCGGACGGTCGGCGAGCCTCCTGGATGGAGTCGTCCGCCCGCCGGTTGGTGATCAGCGACTTCGACGGCACCAAACAGACCGCCGTGCCGACGGATGGCCCGCTGACCTGCGCGCCGAGCTGGCTCGACGCCGAGCGCGTGCTGTATGGCCAGGGCACGGAGAACGACTGGACGTTGATCGCCATCGACGCCGACGGGACCGGCCGGAAGGTGCTCGCCACCCATCAGACGAAGTGCCCGACGGTGTCCGGCGGGTGGGTCGCCCAGTTCGACGACCGGACGGTCGACATCCGCACCGAGCGCGCTACCGGGCGCGTGATCAAGCCCCGCATTCCGAGCGGTCTCGTCATCGACCGAGTGGCCGCTGTCTCCGCCGACGGCCGGACCCTGGTGCTCAGCACCCACGTCCCCAACGCAGGTGAGTGTGGCTGTGGCTGGCGGTTCCGCAACTACCGCGTCGACGCCGCCAGCGGGGCGGCCACCGAGCTGGCGCCGCTGGAGAGCGCCTGGACCAAGCCGACCGGCCACGGTCAGGCCATCGCAGCGGTCATCGCCGCCGACGGCGGCCTGGTGGTCCAGGTCAACGCCGGGACGCCGGCCGACGACCGGGCGAAGTACCGGCTGGTTCGTCATGCCGCCGACGGTCGGGTGCTGAGCAACGCGGCGGTGACCGTCGATCAGGGTTGGGGCGGCCTGCTGGGCTGAGCGGCCGGCGTGGCGGTTGTCCATGACCTCCGCCACGTCGCCCGATCGGGGCAGTATCCGCCATGCCTCCGGTGAAAGACTGGTAGCCGCAGGCAACGAACGGCGTAAGGGGAACGCGGGTGGGCTGGCGCAGTTTTGTCGCGGTCGGGGACAGTTTCACCGAGGGCATGGATGACGCGTACCCGGACGGCACCTACCGGGGCTGGGCCGACCTGGTGGCGACCCGGCTCGCCGTCGAGGCGGGCCCTGACTTCCGGTACGCGAACCTCGCCATCCGGGGCCGCCTCTTCCCCGGGGTGGTCGCCGAGCAGGTGCCGGCGGCGGTGGCGATGAAGCCCGACCTGATCAGCTTCGCGGCCGGAGGCAACGACGTGCTGCGCCGCACCTTCGACCCGGACACGCTGGTTGCCCGCTTCGACGAGGTGGTCCGGCAACTGCGTTCCGGCGGCGCCGACGTGCTGCTCTTCCGGTTCGCCGACGTGATGGCCCGACTGCCCGGCCAGCGCCTCGTCGCCCCTCGGGTGCAGTTGCTCAACCAGGCGGTCGGCGAGACCGCGGAACGCCACGGCGCGATCATGGTCGACCTGTACGCCGACGACACGTTCCTCAACCCGATGCTCTGGAGCACCGACCGGCTGCACCTGTCCCCGGCTGGCCACCGACGGGTTGCGGGGCAGGTGTTGAACGCCCTCGGGGTCGGGTGCGACGAGGAGTGGCTGATGGTCCCGCCGCACCCGACGCCGTCGCCGTGGTTGGCCGCCCGTGCCGCCGACGTGCGCTGGGCCGGTCAGCACCTCGCACCCTGGGTGAAGCGGCGGCTGACCGGTCGGTCGTCCGGCGACACGGTGACGGCGAAGCGTCCGCTGCTCGGGCCGATCGTCGACTGAGCGTGCTCACCCTGCACACCGCTCCGCTGCTGCGGCTCACCCCTGACGGCGAGCCGGTGCCGGAGCACGCCGTGCTGGTCGGCGGCGACCGGGTCCAGGCCGTCGGCCCGCTGGCTGAGTTGGCTGAGGCGTACGCGGGCGTTCGGGTCCGTCGTTGGCCCGGCACGCTGGGGCCGGGTCTGCTGCACGACGGCCCGCTGCCGGCGGCGCCCACCCCGCGTGAGCGGGTGCACGCCCTGCTGCGCAACGGGGTGACGGCGGTGTTGGTGGAGCACCTCGCCGATCCGGCGCTGCGGGCCGCCGTCGAGAGAGGCGACCTGCTGGTGCTGTCCACAGCCGTGCCGCCGACGCTGCTTGCGGGCGGGCGGGCCGACCTTGCTGTCCATGGTGCCGACGGCGCGTGCCTGGTGACCGTGGTCGCCGGCCGGATCGCCCACCGCCGCGCCTGACCGTCACTGCCTCCGGAGCACTCTGCCGGATATGGGGGCCCCGGTTGCGTTCCCCACGCCACATCTGCGGCCCCCGATCCTCGATGGCGGGCCGTCCGGTCGCGTTGCGGCGTAGTTTGGGGATCATGTCTGTGCCGAACGATCCTGATCCCCGCCTCCAGTCGTACGCGGACCCGCGGCGCTTGGTGACCACCGAATGGCTGGCCGAGCACCTGGGCGACGAGGGCCTCGTCGTCGTGGAGTCCGACGAGGACGTGCTGCTCTACGAATCCGGTCACATCCCCGGTGCTGTCAAGGTCGACTGGCACCTGGAACTGAACGACCAGGTGACCCGGGACTACCTGGATGCCAAGAGCTTCGCCGAGTTGTGCGCCGCGAAGGGCATCGGCCGGGGCGACACGATCGTCTTCTACGGCGACAACTTCAACTGGTGGGCCGCGTACGCCCTCTGGGTGTTCTCGCTCTTCGGCCACGCCGACGTGCGGCTGCTCGACGGCGGCCGGCAGAAGTGGATCGCCGAGGGGCGCGGGGTGACCCGCGACAAGCCGGCTCGCCCCCGCGCCGACTACCCGGTGCCACTGCGCGACGACGCGCCGCTGCGGGCCTACCGTGAGCAGGTCATGGCGCACATCGCCGCTGGTCGTCCGCTGGTCGACGTCCGGTCGCCGGGTGAGTACACCGGCGAGATGCTGCACATGCCGGACTACCCGCAGGAGGGTGCGCTGCGTGGTGGGCACATCCCGGGCGCGGTCAGCAAGCCGTGGAAGTCCGCCGCAAATGAGGACGGCACGTTCAAGACGTTCGACGAGCTGCGGGCGATCTACGCTGACCAGCTCGGGCTCAGCCCGGACGACGACGTAGTCGCGTACTGCCGGATCGGTGAGCGGTCCAGTCACACCTGGTTCGTGCTGCGGCACCTGCTGGGCTACCCGCAGGTGCGCAACTACGACGGCTCGTGGACCGAGTGGGGCAACCTGGTCCGAGCCCCCGTCGTCAAGGGCGAGCAGCCCGGCGGCCTCGCCGCCTGACTGCTCTGCGGCCTCGCCGCCTGACTGCTCTGCGGCCTCGCCGCCTGACTGCTCTGCGGCCTCGCCGCCTGAGCAGCCCCAACCGTTCCCGCGCGACCACGGCCGCGCGGGAACGGTGCTCAGCCGGCGAGCGCCACCATCCCGCGCAGGTCGCGGACCACGCCGGTGATCTCGCCGGTCTCCGGGTCCCATCGCGCCACGGCGGCCGGGGCCAGCTGGAGCAGCACGGCACCCTTGTTGTCCCAGCCCAGCACGGGGCAGCAGCCTTTGCTCCGGTCCCGGCCCAGGTCGAGCACGTGCGCCACCGCGCCGGTGCGGGCGTCCAGCACGGCCACCCCCTCGGCACCGTCGATCTCGCCGCTGGTGATCCACGCCGCGCTGGCCACGCGTCCGCCGTGCAGCCAGCCGCGGCCGTAGAACTCGTTGATCTGATACGGCGAGGGCAGCGCCGAGCTGGTGATCGGTTGTTCGGAGCGGGTCGTGCCCTCGCGGGCGGTCCGACTGCGCAGCTTGAGGCCGCTCCGCTCCCCGACCATCTCGATCAGGGCTGCCTCGCGGCCGGCCGCCGGGTCCGGTGCGGCCACGACCCAGGCCGACACGTCGATCGTGCTGGCGGCCCCGGTGACCCGGTCCACCGCGTACGTCCGGTCGTCGCCGCCGACCAGCACCCGGTCGTTCGCCCAGACCACCAGTTCCAGGTAGCCGTCGAGGGGGATCCGACGCACGCCCGCGGTGGTGAGGTCGACCATGATCAACTCGTTGGTCTGCGCGAATGCGGCTGACCGACCGTCCGGCGACAGCACCCCGGGCTTCACCGCGGCCGCCTGGTTGCCGCCCGCGTCCCGGGTGGGCGCGAGCGTCACCACATCGAGACTGCGCACCACGCCGTCATTGCCGAGCACGCGAATCGGTCCGTTCGCGTGGAGCTCCTCGTCCAACGGCTGAAACAGCGCCAGCGCCCGCTCGACCGGTCGCTCGGAGAGCCGCACGGTCGCCGGGCCGCTGAGCCGGGCCAGCGGATCGGGCGGGAAGGTCAGCTCGGCGGGGGGCCGTTGCACGGGTGCGGCGTGGGTGGGTACGGCGGTCCGGGTCGGCGCCACCGGAATTTCCGGGGGCGGATTGGCGGGCGGTCGCAGAGCCGCCACCGTGCCACCGCCGACCAGTGCCACGGCCAGGGCGACCGCGCCGACGGCCCGTCGGGTACGCCGGGTACGTCGGGCCCGCTCCCAACCAGCTGTGGCCGGCTGGCTGGGCAGAACGTCCTCGACGCTGACGGTCAGCAGTTGGCGCAGGTCCTGCTCGTTCACGGGTTCACCTCCAGGCCGGTGGTCAGATCGGCCGCGCCCTGGCCCGGTCGGGCGTCGCGGGCGAGATCCGGGGCCACCTCGCGGAGCCGACGCAGCGCGGCATGACACTGGCTTTTCACGGTGCCGACGGTCACCCCGAGCGCCTCGGCGGTGGCGACCTCGGTCAGGTCCTCGTAGTAGCGCAGCACCAGGACTGCCCGCTGCCGTGGCGGCAGCATGCCGAGCGCGTCGTGCAGTGTCAGCCGCAACGCGCCGTCCCGGTCGTGGGCCACCTGCTCCGGCGGGGAAGCGCTGAGCCATTCCCGCCGCCGTCGACGCCACCACGACACCGCGTCCCGGTAGAGGATGGCCCGCACGTACGCGGAGGGATCGCCGTCCCGGACCGAGGTCCAGCGCAGCGCCAGCTTGAGCAGGGCGTCCTGGAGAAGATCTTCGGCTTGGTGCCGGTTGCCACAGATCAGGTAGGCCGCGCGGAGCAGCCGGTGTTGGTGGCTCTCCACGAAGGCGAGGTAGCCGTCGCGGCCGTCGTTCCCCGTCGGTGCCATTCGCCCCCCTCCCGGCCGTCGCGTTACGCGTCACCTGGCAGACGCACGGGGAGGGGCAAAAGGTTGGGTCAGCTCTCCGGCGTCCCGGTGAGGTAGCGCTGCAGCGTCGGTGCGATCCAGGAGACCAGCTCCTCGGGTGGTGTGTCCACCATGGGTGGTAGGCGGATGATGTACCGGGTGAAGGCGAGGCCGAGGATCTGACTGGCCACCAGGCCGGCACGGCGGGCGGTCATCGCCGGGTCGGTGCCGAACACGGCCACAGCGGCGGTGAGCTGGTCGGCGAAGATGCCGCGCATGCGTTCGGCCGCGCCCGGATTGGTGCTGGCGGCGCGAAGCAACGCCACGAGCGTCTCGTCGCCTTCCCAGCGGGCGAGGAAATGCCGGACCAGCACCTCGCCGAGGTGAGTGGGCGGCACCGCCTCCAGATCGGGCAGGCGTAGGTCGAACTCGGCGGCCGCCGCGAAGAGCCCCTCTTTGCTGCCGTAGTAGCGCATGACCATTGACGGGTCGATCTGGGCGTCGGCGGCGATGGCCCGGATCGTGGCGCGCTCGTATCCGTCCGCCGCGAACCGTTCCCGGGCGGCTCGCAGGATCGCCGCGCGGGTGGCGTCGGAGCGGCGCGGATGGGTCGGCTGGGCGGACGCTGTCATGTCGACGACCGTATGCCAACAACTGTTGACACACAATCAGCAGCGCCTTAGCGTTGCCAACAAGTGTTTGCCAACAAGCGTTGGCATTGATCTGGAGGTGTGGACATGCTGCGCACGAGCACCGACGTCCTGGTGGTGGGCGCCGGCCCCACCGGTCTCGCCACCGCGCTGACGCTGGCCCGACGCGGGGTCGAGGTGACCGTGCTGGACCAACTGGCCGAGCCGCCGACGACCTCCCGCGCGGCGGTGGTGCACGCGTACACCCTGGAGGTGCTGGACGGGATCGGCGCCGCGGCGCCGCTGGTGGCCCAGGGAGTGCGGTCGCCGCGCTTCACCGTTCGTGACCGGGACCGGGTGTTGCTGTCGGTGCCGTTCCACGAGCTGCCGTCCCGCTTCCCCTACGCGCTGCTGGTCTCCCAGTCGGTCACCGAGGAGGTGCTCACCGAGCGGTTGGCCGACCTCGGCGTCCAGGTGCGGCGGCCGTGCCGGCTGACCGGGCTGGATGTGACTGCTGACGGGGTCCTCGCGCAGGTCGACGGTGAGGCGCTGCTGCGCGCCCGCTACGTGGTCGGTGCCGACGGCCTGCACAGCACCGTGCGGCAGGCGGCCGGCATCGCCTTCAACGGACTCAGCGACGCGGAGTCCTTCGTGCTCGCCGACGTGCGGGTGGACAGCGCCCTGCCCGACGAGGAGGTGGCGCTCTTCCTTGCCCGCTCCGGGCCGCTGGTCTGGGCGCCGCTTCCCGACGGCGTGGTCCGGCTGGTAGCCGCCGTGGCGGTGGCCCCGCCCGCACCGGACGTGGCGTACCTCCAGACGCTGCTCGACGAGCGTGGCCCGGCGCGACGCCCCGGCCGGGTGACCGAGGTGCTCTGGGGCTCCCGATTCCGGGTGCACCACCGGCTCGCCGACACCTTCCGAGCCGGGCCGGTGCTGCTGGCCGGGGACGCCGGGCACGTGCACAGCCCGGCTGGCGGGCAGGGCATGAACCTCGGCATCTGCGACGCGGTTGCCCTGGGCACCGCCGTGGCGGACGTGCTCGACGGAGGTCCGGAATCGCTGCTCGACGACTACACCGCCCGGCAGCGGCCGATGGCCGAGGACGTGCTGAGCTTCGCCGCCGGGCTGACCCGGCTGGCTGCCGTCTCCCCCGCCGGCCGTCCGGCCCGGGATGTGCTGCTCCGCCTGCTCGGCGCACTGCCGCCAGCCCGCCGGAAGGTCGCGCTGCGCCTGTCCGGGCTGTCCCATCGGGAACCGACACCGCGCTAGGCCACGTGCGCCGGGCGCGGTGTCGGCCTGCGGGCTCAGGTGAGGGCGGCGACCAACAGGGCGAAGGCGGCGATGATGACGGCGACGCGGACGTAGTGGAGGCGGTCCCAGCGGTTCATCTGCTGCTTCCAGTCCGCGGGCCTGTTCTCCGGGGTCCACGTCTTGCCCCGGTTGTTGATCGGGACGAGCAGCAGGATCGACATGATCACGCTGAGGGCCAGCAGCGCGCCGGCGGTGACGGTGAGGCCGTTGCCGTGCTGGTCCCATCTGGCGATGGCCCAGACCGCGACGAGGGCGAGCGAGGTGATGTACCAGAACGGCATCACGGCACCGAGCATCCGGCCCCCGTGGGCGCGGCCGAGTTGGCCACTGTCATCCGGGAGCGCGTTGAGGATCCGGTTGATGACGAAAGCGACGGAGAACTCCACCCCCACCAGCACGCCGACAAGCACGGTGGTGAACACCTCGAGCG encodes:
- a CDS encoding SGNH/GDSL hydrolase family protein, which encodes MGWRSFVAVGDSFTEGMDDAYPDGTYRGWADLVATRLAVEAGPDFRYANLAIRGRLFPGVVAEQVPAAVAMKPDLISFAAGGNDVLRRTFDPDTLVARFDEVVRQLRSGGADVLLFRFADVMARLPGQRLVAPRVQLLNQAVGETAERHGAIMVDLYADDTFLNPMLWSTDRLHLSPAGHRRVAGQVLNALGVGCDEEWLMVPPHPTPSPWLAARAADVRWAGQHLAPWVKRRLTGRSSGDTVTAKRPLLGPIVD
- a CDS encoding TetR/AcrR family transcriptional regulator, with the protein product MTASAQPTHPRRSDATRAAILRAARERFAADGYERATIRAIAADAQIDPSMVMRYYGSKEGLFAAAAEFDLRLPDLEAVPPTHLGEVLVRHFLARWEGDETLVALLRAASTNPGAAERMRGIFADQLTAAVAVFGTDPAMTARRAGLVASQILGLAFTRYIIRLPPMVDTPPEELVSWIAPTLQRYLTGTPES
- a CDS encoding SigE family RNA polymerase sigma factor; the protein is MDPSLSEFDSFVRTRTAALLRSAYLLTGDQHLAEDLVQSALARTHRSWSRLHHSGNAEAYTRKTMYHLQVSWWRRRRVPESMPGDLPEPRGGDSGLDHAQQTSLRLTLRAALAKLSPKQRAVLVLRFFEDRTEAEAAELLGVTVGTVKSQTAKSLAKLRAVAPELAELYVLEGSTR
- a CDS encoding sulfurtransferase; this translates as MSVPNDPDPRLQSYADPRRLVTTEWLAEHLGDEGLVVVESDEDVLLYESGHIPGAVKVDWHLELNDQVTRDYLDAKSFAELCAAKGIGRGDTIVFYGDNFNWWAAYALWVFSLFGHADVRLLDGGRQKWIAEGRGVTRDKPARPRADYPVPLRDDAPLRAYREQVMAHIAAGRPLVDVRSPGEYTGEMLHMPDYPQEGALRGGHIPGAVSKPWKSAANEDGTFKTFDELRAIYADQLGLSPDDDVVAYCRIGERSSHTWFVLRHLLGYPQVRNYDGSWTEWGNLVRAPVVKGEQPGGLAA
- a CDS encoding DUF1772 domain-containing protein, which gives rise to MFNALEVFTTVLVGVLVGVEFSVAFVINRILNALPDDSGQLGRAHGGRMLGAVMPFWYITSLALVAVWAIARWDQHGNGLTVTAGALLALSVIMSILLLVPINNRGKTWTPENRPADWKQQMNRWDRLHYVRVAVIIAAFALLVAALT
- a CDS encoding SigE family RNA polymerase sigma factor, coding for MAPTGNDGRDGYLAFVESHQHRLLRAAYLICGNRHQAEDLLQDALLKLALRWTSVRDGDPSAYVRAILYRDAVSWWRRRRREWLSASPPEQVAHDRDGALRLTLHDALGMLPPRQRAVLVLRYYEDLTEVATAEALGVTVGTVKSQCHAALRRLREVAPDLARDARPGQGAADLTTGLEVNP
- a CDS encoding FAD-dependent oxidoreductase; translated protein: MLRTSTDVLVVGAGPTGLATALTLARRGVEVTVLDQLAEPPTTSRAAVVHAYTLEVLDGIGAAAPLVAQGVRSPRFTVRDRDRVLLSVPFHELPSRFPYALLVSQSVTEEVLTERLADLGVQVRRPCRLTGLDVTADGVLAQVDGEALLRARYVVGADGLHSTVRQAAGIAFNGLSDAESFVLADVRVDSALPDEEVALFLARSGPLVWAPLPDGVVRLVAAVAVAPPAPDVAYLQTLLDERGPARRPGRVTEVLWGSRFRVHHRLADTFRAGPVLLAGDAGHVHSPAGGQGMNLGICDAVALGTAVADVLDGGPESLLDDYTARQRPMAEDVLSFAAGLTRLAAVSPAGRPARDVLLRLLGALPPARRKVALRLSGLSHREPTPR